The DNA window aagtttcgggaattttaaaattatttccgACAACCAAAAGTTTTTGAGTAAAGGGTTAACGCGGTCATTGAATTCGTGTCTCGTGATCAGATAAGCTATTTTGATCAACTAAGAAGAATACTCTCTATTTTAAGTCAATTAAGGATATTATATCTACTTTTAGGACTTCTCGATTttgaagttatttatattgtaaAATATCCTTAATTGATAGAAAAAcgaaaaatattgtttttaattgactaaaatgacTAAAATTGACTTATTTAATCCAAATCACAAGTTTTACCAATCCTTTACTCAGCAAAATTTGGTAACATAACAATTTTTTTGatgtttattgaaaaaataaattaatagcaAATTGCTCTAAAACCCctcatatttaacataatttacagtttgataCTCTTTGCTTGAAAATGAAACGATTTAATATCTGAGTTTTGATTTTGTCAACAGTCAAAAGCTTCCGTTAGTGccattaataatttgatatttactttcaaacgatttgttaTCTTATTTTTATGTTAACGATTTaatacctcacttttaattccATTAACGATTTGCTATCTCATTTCAAACAAGTTGATACCTCGCATTTTATTCTGTTTAACAGAAGGTTGTAAGTGTTtgcaaaatcaaaaataaagaaccaaatcatttaattttcaaataagggtATAAAACTGTGAATTATGGAATGCGGAGggtttagagtaatttgctaaTTAACTAAAGTTgagtcaaaaaaataaaaattaaaaagtatatgagtttttatatttcaatcaCAATTCAAAACCTATCGCCAAAAATGGCTGCTCCAGCTCTTACTTACTGCAACTGCAATTTCCTTCCCGCCACAACTTGTCTCCCCAATTCAACCCGCAACCCCATTTATTCGCTTTTCCTTAAACCCATATCTTCATCAAAGACGCAGCCTTTCTGTTCATTCCCCAGGTTACCACTCAAAACCCTAATGAAATATTTCACTTTTGTTTAAAGTTTAGTAAAAATTCACTAGTTTagtagtaaaattttaatttattttgtgttgTGGGCTTTTACAGGCTGAGAATTTGTCAAAGAAAGATTGTATCTTTATCGCCCAAACATTCACGCGGGTTGGTGGATGGCGGTTCTGATACATACCCGGAAGCGGAACCCGCTGCTTCTGTTTCGGATGAGGTAGCTGTGTTAATGTATTCTTAgcttaattagttaaatatgTTAATTATGATTCGTTTGTTCTGTTATTATGATGATTGATTGAGAATTTAGTTGCTATGACAAGCTGAAAGATTACAAATGCAAATGGGAATTGATTGTtagtgtttttctttttttaagtaATCGCTCTACTTACGACTAGCTTTAGTTTTACAAAATGAATCATGTGTATTGTACAACCATTTGCATTGGAACTTCTACGGTGTTTTGCGTTATAACTCATATGAACTCTACGTTTGTGCTCCAGCAGAGTTTACATTGTAGATGATGTGAACACTATTTTTTTGGTAGTCGCATGGCTTATTCTACCGTGATACTGAATTTGATAACTTTTCTATTAGACAGGACGTGTGTAGCCGCTTTAAAATATATAAGGAAAAATATCGTGCATTATTCTTATCAATCTTTAAATAATTCTACCAGTTCAACACTTTGCAGATCAATTACTGGTTTAATTCTTGGTAATTAGCTAAAGATCATAAAAGTGGAGAAAAAATTATGTAACCCGGCAAAAGCTTTGTACATTTTAAAACTCTACAGCACAGAGTTTTTAGTCTTCAGCTTTTaatcttttcaaatttattttcgcGTGTTTAAACATGTATAAGGAGGTCCAACTAGTTCTTTACCTCTCCTGTATTTTTCTTTACATAGTACTGTTTGAGTGGCTAACTCTGGACCTTCCACtgctttaaatttaaatttcacaCTGGTTAGAATTTATCCAGTATTGTTACATAATTAGAGATTAACCTTACGCATAATCTGCATTCTTCTTGGTAGGGTGTAATTATTGATACAAAGCTACCCAGAAGAAGCTTGCTTGTGCAATTTACTTGTGGTCAATGTAATGAAAGAACAGAGAGGCTGATAAATCGACTAGCTTATGAACGGGGGCTTGTTTATGTACAGGTATTTATTTGTGGGCTTTCACTTGataacatattaataatatcaGTTCCCTGACGACAGGATGGCTATCAGACATTTATTGTGATGTAGATTTGATATGTGGTTTTTCAGTATTTCTaacataaactaaaaaaaacaaagaatatTTTGCAcataaaaatgttaataaccGTTACTTGGAATACCATGCTGGCGGAAGCCAAAAGAGTTATTGCGAGTTATCTTAGATTAAGGAGAACTCTTAAGTACTGTCAAAGGATGAAAAATCTACATTTTTCATATAGAAAATTCTGTTAATTTTAGTTGATATAAAATATGCTTGTTATACACAGCCAACTTACCACTGAAATCTTTGACCTTAATGAATATTAGAAAACCATTATGGTGTTTTTGTTGGTCCATGGATATTAGAGTATCATGTAACATATGTATATAAGTTACACCTAAAGTTAGTTATAGTTTTGAATCCATATTTTTGTACTAATCAATTTGTGCattaattaatggtttaattatattttttattacttgGGAATTTTTTCTTGTTCTTTAGCAGAAGAACAGCTTCTAGCACAAGACAATGCAAATgaaattgattgattttgtgtttTGCTTAGTTTGATGTGTTATCTTTCTGCTTTTTAAATTTACTATTCATCATCAGTTCTTCCAGAATCATGCTTCATACCTAAACTTTAAGacaattttgatttgatttgttaaGATTATAATCATCTCCTTTGCAGTTGGAATTCTAGCCATTCCTATATTGGTTTCACTGATATATTTGACCAAATGATCATATCAGCATAAGATTTGGATAGATATTAACTGTAATTTTATCTTTTGGCTGCATAAATCATGCTGCTAGCTAGAACTTTTGGCATATTACTATGTTCTAGTTTATAAGCTTGTTGCTGCTTGTGCTATAGAATTAGAAATATCTTTAAGTTAGCAtagttgaattttaattaatttacctTAGAGGAAATGTAATTCTTTGGCTGTTTATGGTTATATTGTGACGTAGAAGCTTTCATGTTTTTTTGACCACCAAGTGGTACTTCTGATTAGTGTGCAGGATGTGAGAAGTATCACAAGTTAGCTGATAATCTTGGTCTTGTAGTCGAGTATGATTTGCGGGAGGAAGTAAGTTCAGAATCAAATACGGAACAAGTTTGATATGTGGCAGTGAATTCAGTGTTTGCACGTCtttttttccatattttcaTGTAGGATTATACTTCAGAATTCAGATGTTGTCTTTTTTGCAAACTAACTTGTAAGAATCAATGTAAAAGAATAATTggtataaattgaaaaaatacaaaattttgaCAATCCATTTGCATGTCTTTTACATTATATGTCCtattcatataaatttttaattgatgttttattttgtacacATAAAATTATCTTTCTTTACGATATGAGATTTTTAGAATTTGTAGCCTGTCATAAACAGCAGAAAGGCAATAGCTAATGTCTTTGCCAGCATTCCAGACCTTCCTCCTAGCTGGTGTAATGCATTTCCTCCATTCTGCAAGTCAAAAAGTCAAGAAAATAGTTATTTACAATAATAAATGATAGTCTTGTCCATAGTTTTCAATTATTTGAAAGCAATGAATGATCTTAATGAATACCAGATTTGGAGATGGTGCAGGGGCTGCATCATCAGATTCTGCCGCGGTGGTAGTAGTAGGTGGTGCAGGAGGGCTGGGGGGAGTTGGTGCTGGAGCTGGTGCATGATGATGATGCTTGTGCCTGTGTCTCTTCTTGTGCTTAGAAGGAGCTGGTGCAGGTGAAGGTACTAGTTCAGGTGTTGGGGCCGGTGGTGGAAGAGCCGGTACAGGGGCTGGTGATGAAGCAGCTGGTACTGGTGCTGGCACTGGTGCTGGCACTGGTGCTGGAGGTGCTTGTGCTGGAGTAGGAGCCACTTGTGGTGGCGGTAAAGCAGGTGGTGGTGTAGCCGGTGGAGGTGGTAATGCAGGTGGTTGAACTGGAGCTGCCACTGGAGGTGCTATTGGTGGTGGAAGTTGTGGAGGTGGAGGTGGAACAACGGGACTAATAGCTGGTGATATCGGAGTAGTCACAATTGGAGGCATTGCTGCAGTCACTGGTGGTTGTACTGGTGCAGCTGGGGTAGTTGTAGGTGGAGGAGTTATAATTGTCGGTGGAGGCACGGCGGTTATTGGAGGGGGTGTGGTCGGCAAAGTTACCGGTGACGCTGCTGGCCCTTGAGCATTGGTAATGATTAATTGGATACAGAAGCAAGCCAATATGAAAGGCAAATACCTGCAAGCCATTTTTGTTGTGTTGTGAACAAAAGAAATAGTGATTTTATATAGTAGTAGACAAGATCAactttataaaaaagaaaaaatggttGGTGTGAAATGTTGGAGGGAGAAATGTAGTCTTCATATGAATGCTACATTTCTTCTGATGATTTGGAGTGACAGTGTTTTTTCTGCCAAGTTTACAGCTTGTGGGCCATTGCACAATCCTGGAATTCATTCTGAAGCATTGCTAAAGAAAGAGGGAATTACCTTTTTTAAGTTTTGGTTATACTAGCCTTCATATCGTCATTGATCATATACTATCTTCAACAAAACTGAAAagttaaaatgaaaaacattGAAACGGAACCGCGAAATGATATTTGTATGAAAGTAAGTTATGAAATATGGCGTTTCAGAGTTTTGGAATTAAAAACGGATTGCTGAAATGTCCAACTCAATAAGTTCGTACAACATATATGCAGTCTTGGAGATTCTTTATGGTTTTAAAACCTGAATCGGATGTTCGGTTCGACCAGCTCGATCGGAATCGGAAGCTAGTCTGATTTATTCTATCTTtaaaacttgattttttttttattcagctTCTTAGAACAGTAAAAATGCAAAGAACTGGAAACCACAAGAAGCGTTTAACTCCGTCGCCAATCCGGTTTCTGAAACATTCATTTTCGGTTATACGATTTTAAACCGGTGTTATCATGCAGAAGTGTTAAAAGAACCCTAAATAAGGAATAACTAAATGATGTTAAAGACTTTTAGTTTCTTCAAGGTAGGAAGATGAAATGcaaaaaatcaacatgttttTGTATATAAAGCATTTACTTGAAGTTCAAGTTTGAGTTTTAGGAGCAGTCTTACCCTGTAAATGGTTTGTTAATGTCTCATGGCAAATGTGGCAAATCTTTTTACCTACAATTGATGTTGATCCTAACATAACCTAAACATTGGTAAGTAGTCCCTGTCAGTTTGATAACAAGTTCAGGAACCATTTTCTGGTTCCTTGCTCTTCAAGTATTTTCTTTATGCTGATGTATCGCATAATCCGGAAGCAGAGATTGCTAATGCATCTCGTAACTAATCATCATCAGTACGTCAATATTAATTTCGACGTACAATTCAAGCGACAACTACATATCGTTACCGGGTCTTGAAAATTTAGTTTTGCTAGTACATAAGTCTAGTAAGACCAATATAACTCGAAAACAGAAACGTCAAATGCCAAAACAAAACCGACAAAATAGCATTATTTATAAGAATAGGTTACCAGAAAAATAgattaaatgataaaatgtaGAACTCAACAAGTTTACATGCAATAGAGAAGACTGAactataattttacaaacacaACAAGGTATGGAAAATATCATGCATCTTATGGAGAAATTTTGATTGATGACTCGCAATGGGAAGAGAGGGATTCAGTGGCACATCTTCATTCTTGGCTTTTTGCCTTCTTCTGAGTTGGAAGAATTGTTGCATTACATCAGCACATTCCGATGCCATTATCCCTCGTCGGACTTTCATGTTTGGGTGGAATGGGTGGACTGGAGCAGGTGGCTTATCTGACAGTTCAGATCCACTTCCTCCGTCTCCGTTAGGAAGCAGTCTGCAAAATGTGCATCATATATTAAAACCTCATGAATGTAACAGATCTTAAAACTGAAAGTTATTATAAGTTGAGCTGATACGAATTATTTGCATTGATCGTGGATTACGAGATTAATTTCGTTTCCTGGCACtttgatatatatattatcCTATTccagcaaatattttatatttctttttggTCAATCTAAATGCTAGAATTAGTTAAGGCATTCCTGCTAATAGAAGTAAAATGGGAGGGGTAAACATAAATAAAGACTGGTGCAAGtgtatttcaaaaataaaagccTCAAAAACCAAGCTGATTGCGTTCATAATTCTTTACATTTGGAGTAATTTAATGAGTGATCTAACCACTTCAACAACCAGTTTTCGAAGCAAAGTGGACCAATTATGTTCCTAAACTTTGAAAATGGTACCAATGCCTTATATTGCATGGGAACTTGTTGAATCCAACGACTGAAAGTTTCGTGTTTTATTCCGGAAACACTTCTAAAATTCCAAACCTTTAAAGTTATAACCTActcttataataataatttcgcCATTTTCTATTTCAGTGCGTTTCCGTTTTCATGCAATAGATTCGATGCCTCTTTATTAGAAAGATTAAAAGAATCTTCATCTGCTTCATCCATAAGAATTTCAACAAAATGAAGAGAAAAAGGAGGCGCAACATGCTAGAGTAATGTCTGAGGCAAGAAAATTTTGAAGAAAAGTATACTTGCTTACCTAATCCAGCTTCCGTCAGCACCAAGAAGCTTATTGGGAGCTCCCCATACAAGAGTGTCTATTCTTGCTTGAAGTATAGCTCCAGCACACATAGCGCATGGTTCAAGCGTAACATAAAGGGTCGTCTCCTGAAATTCAACAAAGGCAAAACAATATAATTACATTGTGACATTTGAAAAAGTAATGCTCCTAAAGTGGGATTACAAACCCCTCAGAAAGCATCTGAATTCAATGTCATCTCTATGCATTGTCCTCTAAAAATCATATGGATTACACTATTTAATATTTGCATAATAGGAATAATGACAAATGTTTTGAAGTATGGCACACAGATGGGTCAAGAATGACAACTCAATTCAAGAAGACTATTTTTCTTAGAATTCCAATTTTTAGGATTTTGTTTACCATAAAATTCCAAGTAGTAAACAAAACCTTAAAAAGaggctaaaaagataaaaattggGAGCTGGATCAGCATTACATTGCTGGAAATTCCGATATGAAATAAACAGGACAAGATATACAAATAAGCAAGGAGTTTGAAGCAATCACATCTAGAAATTATGGTTGCTTCACCATATTTAATAGGAAGTTAAGAGGTTCTGAATACAGATAATGATATCTCATTCTCTACTAAAACTAAGGCTCTACAAGCATTAATGATCGACATCTCTTGCAAACACAGTATCCATTCTTGTCTTTATTCCCAATATAGATACATGGTTAATTTGATGTCAACGATTCCAATCACTGCATGCTTAAAGCATTTAGTATACTATATTGCATGATAACTTTTTGAGTCATATGTTTCGGCTTTTTGATTCCAAATCAAAACGCGTCTGAAACTCCAAAATTCTATATCTATAATTAATTCTTGCAAAAGATGATGTTTCTCCGTTCTGCATTTTCTGTTTCAGCATATATGTTTCCATGCTACACAGGTATTCTGCAATGTTTTCATATAGTGGAATTCTAAGCTTAATAGTTCCACACATATCCATATACACATATGGAGAAGTCTTCGAAGTCATTAGCTAATTAGCCCAATGAATCTTCACTCCCGCCGGACCTAGATCGGCAGTAATTCCGATTTTCACCAAACTGAACGAACTAAAGAATCAAGTTTTCTACAATACTTATTCATTTCTTTTGAAGTGCTTTTTCACATTcaataatttcaattaaatgAATCCTAACACAAGGAGCGCTCCTCATCCACCCCTGTACATTTTTTTCATCCTACATATTGTTTGTTTAGTTTTCTAATCTATAAATCAACCTCCACTCCATGTAAATTTCATAAgaaaattttgtttcttttcacatGCCACTTCAATCTACTAAATGGGAAacatcttaaattataaaaatcgcAACCAGTTTCCTCAAGAACTTGATCTTTTCAAAGAGGAGACTGGTTCTAAGAATTAAGAAATCACCGAGAGTCTCCAGGTCCGAAGTTGATTTGAAGCCTCCCGTATACAAATCAGCTCTGCATGGGCAGTTGAATCCCTCAACTCCTCCACACTGGAACATCAATCTCTAAttaaaaacacaaaacaaaGCAAGAACCATAAAGATATTATTCAACAGTACTAAGAGAACTTACAGGTTGTGACCACGAGCAATTATTTTTCCATGTTGCACCAGAACAGCCCCAACAGGCACCTCCCAAGTATCGGCAGCTTTCTCAGCTTCTAGCAGAGCTTCTCTCATAAACATTTCATCAATTTTCCGCTGCTCGCTTTCACGTATATATGCCTCTTCCCATTCATCAAATCTGTCTTTTGGAACTTGTATGTTCCGCTGGAGTCTCCTTCTTTTCAATTCTCCTTCCATCTTTTCAGGGCCCAATATTTCAGTTGACTTTGCATCAACCAGTTGCTCTATTGAGCCGCTGACAGACACATTAGTTTTACCCCGACCATAACTTTCCTCTACAACAAATGCCGTAGAAGGCGGTGGTGCAGATGATGATTCCCCAACTTCTTTTTTAGGAGGGAATAGATGAGAACTGTTTCTATCTTGTTCCCGTTTTACTTCAATATTCTTTATATCAGGTGCCCAAATCAGGTTTTCCTCCTCAGATGGAGAGGAAATACCTTTTGATGTCACCCCACTTTTCCATACAGTAGAAGGAGACGATGTGTCTGCCTCAAGCTGTCTTACTTCACTTTTTGAAGAAATTGTGTCGGATGTTTCCCCTTGACCCTGACTAGAAGTTTGCCGCAGGTGATGAGAAGAAGAGGCTTCTTTAGATGTCCTTCTTTCCCTTTCCACATTCTTGTCACTGTTTTCTTCAGGGTCACGGCCAGAAAACCACGCCTCACTACCAGAATCATTTGATGAACCCTTTCCACCAGATTTTCTTGCTGACTTGGGAGTTTCAGCATGTGAACCCCAGCGCAGTCGAACAACATCACCTATAATACTCCACAAGGACCTCCCGGTCCTCTTAGTAACAGTATTACTAACTGTTGTGCTGCCCTCTGGTGCTTTTGTCCCTGCAAGTACCTGAATGGATGAGTCTGTCACATCCCACATTACATCAGAAGGACCCTTCTCTCCAGAACCCCCAGACAATCGCCTTAAGTTCTGTTCCTTCAGCTGCAAGTCTTCTGAACCATAGTGacctgaattttttttcttgtccTCATTCCCTTCCACCAATTTTTGGTCAGATTTCTTTATCCTTTGGACTTCAGAAGATGACACTTCATGCTTAGCCGTCTCCAGGAATTCTCCCACATACTGCATGGATGACTCCTCAAGACGATAAGCTGAGCCAATAGCATCTTCAGGGGCCAGAGATTTCAAAGGCTCGCCATAAATACGAGCCTTCCCATCTCTGCGATATGGTTCCTCCAGTGAAGTTGGAGTTTTCCCTCCTGAATTTGTATACAAAGCACTAGAGCTGCTTTCAGAAGTTTGTCCAAGCACTTCTTGGGTTGCCAGGCCACTAGTTAAATTAACATGCAATGCATCTCGATCTAGCACTTGGCGTGATGGTGCCGCTGTCATTGCCTGTGAGCCTCTATAATCGCCTTCCTCAACCTGTCGTACTCTTGCTTGCGAAACCATATGCAAGGATGCCTGATAATTGGAAGCCTCTTGAGAAGTTGTTTCCTGAAAATTCAATACTTCAGTAGTCCTGTGAGACTCATTTCTTGATTTAATGTCAGTGATTCTTTCATTAGTTTGATTATCTCTTTCTCTTATTTTTGGAGTGGATTTTGCAGCTTGTGCTGACTTACTTTCTTGATCAGTTATTCTCTTCTCTGAAGTTACTTTAGAATCATAACTTCTTTCTTTATCACTAGCATTAACCATTGATACATTGGTGACATTCACCGATACGTTGGCAATACCTTGGGACCCTTTTCTGGATTGAATTCTCTGAATAGCTTCTTGATCTGCATTGGACATTATAGACTCAGATTGACTCTTCAAATGAGAAACTCTCCCACTATCATCATATCTAGCTTTTGACATTTCGGAGGATTGCTGGGCTTCTCTCCTAAGATTTTCTTCTCCAATGCTTTCACTGGCAGTTTGATGATATCGACTTCTTCTTTCCGCAAGCAAATTTGCATTTACAATCAGGTTTTCTTCTCCGGCACCAAACTGCCTTTGGGACTGGGAAGCagtttttccattttttctttgaatttcCTGTGTATCAGTAATCTCCTGGTAATCTGTTCTGGTATGAGACTGATCTGAAATGCGGTCTGCTCTCTGATTATATTTCTTTCTTGTTTCTTTATCAAAATTGACTTCCAAAGTTGATTTCTCATTCTGGTCATCAAGACGTTTATATGAACCCTTCCCATACTCTTTCTCACTGGTCCTTGCTGTTCTTGAGCTCAATTGTGAGGAATCTTTAATCGACTGTGTTTCTTCAATCTCAGTAAGTTTCTTCTCAGTTTTCTTTCTCAAATCCCATTCCGCACCAATTCTTACAGCACTAGCTCTCTGCTCGGAATTCTCCTCCACCGCTGCCCTCCTAAATCTATTCTCTTCACTCTGTGACTCTTTCTTATATCCACTTGATGACTCTTCCATTAACCCAATAtgctcatcttgagcttctcgGTCACTTTCAAAATCTCCTGATGAAGACAATGAGTAATACGATGAAAAACTAGAACTTGCTTTCCTTCCTATCTGATTCTCACCTCTGAaaacacttttattttcttccTTCTCGTCCTTCTCATTCCTCTCATCTTCCTTTCTGTACTCTTTCCTCTCTTCCTTCCTTCGACGCTCTTTGCTTTCTTCATTCCTTCTATTAACTAACTCATATTGACTCTTGGATTCACTCTCCAATAAACGCAATCCAGCATTCTTCTTTCCCCCCTTTCGACACTCATCCCTATAACCACTTCTCCTACCCACCTCAACTCTCGACGAAAAACTCCCACTTTCATCTCCATCACCTAAACACTCCTCACTCAACAAACTTAAAACATCATCAACATCATCTCTACTACTCAAACACCGACGCCTTCCCCGCAAATTCAACCCTCCCAATCCCCCCTTCCTCCTCCCCCTCCCAACTCTCTCCCCACTACCTGTCTCCTCAAAAGAGCACGAAACCTCAAAACAACCATGATCAATATCATCACAACTCGGAACCCGGTAATAATACCGGTCCCTACCGCCAAAAATCAACCTCTTACAAGGTGATAATTGAATTAGAGTAGACTGCCTCAATCCATAACACAAACTAGGGGTTACACTAGGCAATCTATATGTTGAAAATGATGATGCACAACAGCAAGAACAAGAACTACAACATGATCTACTACAACAGTGAGATAAAGATGGGTTCTTTTCGAATGTTTCACTTAATAAAAGCGACCCTTTTGTAGTAAGTGTGAATACAGCTGAACTAATGTAAGTGTTATACATTAAATCTATCAATTAATTAGCATTTGAAAGTTGGATTGAGAATGAGACAGAACTTTTTTTTACCTTAAAAATGTGGGTTTGTCTGTTGCTATGTGAGGTTTTTGATGCAGAAACTGATGGCCAAATCGAATGTCTTAATGTCTGGATTTGGATTGGAAGAGGGTGAATGCTAGAGTActgttttaactatttttttgtacttttgttgGAAATCGTTTTGAGTTGACTCGCTGAGTTTCTTCTGACTCGGCTCAGCTGGGAATTGAGTCTATATGGGCTTTGTTTATCCTCGGCTTACTGGTCTTGATGGCCCAATAAAGCTATAggataaaattgtttttattttagggCTTTTTACAACgggcttttaaaaaaatagctaaaaagtaaaaatattttataaaaattagggttaatgtctTCATGCACGGTGGTGCAGCTGGTGCTGAGGTGGCAATCATTCATTGATATAAAATGACTTCAACCTCAGCTAATTACACCAATAGAGCCGTGACAActcaacaccgtgcatgaatttgagaaaaagtggtagttcgtgcatgaaaatgagaaaatttaaatgtgattaaaataagaaaatgtgtataattggtgaatttttatgatattgaccctaaaaattaaatattgtcGAATAACTTGTAAACACTATCCCGAGGCGTTTGAGAATTAAAAAGttcttgtatttttatttctattataaaTTCTGTTCTAGCatgttttattataaaaataatttttgaaaatacagtttgcaattgtttttaaaaatattttggaaCGCCAATTTTTAGAAGTTAAAAAAAACAGtctgtaaaatattttttaacaatttgaaaaatatattgcaacagtttttaaaaatacatttcgatgatttatgtttttccaacacttttaaaaaatactttttagaatatttttcaaCTGCTTTTAATAATGTTTTCAACTATctttgaaaataatttctaaaaaataaattttgaagcaGTTGCTACTTGCTATCATGGTTTCAATCatttaacaaaaattgaaaacattttcaaaagatttgtaaaataatgtaaaaataattgACCATTCTTCATGAACAAAAGgatgaatataattatttttaaactatatATCTAAACTTGGTATAGAAAAAcataaattctaaatataaTAAAGAAAACCAACTGCATTAtcctttttaaataaattaatctcaTTAAATCTCGCAAAATATATTACTAAAATTGAACACCTATAAATATGTGAAGAAACACACTTGTTTATTAAAAAGGtgatgttataaaaatttatcaactttgtatctttttttaattttatcgcgctttttaaaatttgtcataaaaatacaccaatttttattttatttttcaagtcCATACACAGTTCTGAGGTGGCATTCATTcgttggtgtaatttgctgagatgacggttatttttaattaatgaatgaATGACATAtcaacaccgtgtatgaatttaacAAAACATGAAAGTTCGTGTATCtatatgacaaattttaaaaatagtgattaaattgaaaaatcatgtaagttgatgaatttttatgatatacatattctaatta is part of the Mercurialis annua linkage group LG3, ddMerAnnu1.2, whole genome shotgun sequence genome and encodes:
- the LOC126675186 gene encoding uncharacterized protein LOC126675186, translating into MAAPALTYCNCNFLPATTCLPNSTRNPIYSLFLKPISSSKTQPFCSFPRLRICQRKIVSLSPKHSRGLVDGGSDTYPEAEPAASVSDEGVIIDTKLPRRSLLVQFTCGQCNERTERLINRLAYERGLVYVQCAGCEKYHKLADNLGLVVEYDLREEVSSESNTEQV
- the LOC126675185 gene encoding lysine-rich arabinogalactan protein 19 — its product is MACRYLPFILACFCIQLIITNAQGPAASPVTLPTTPPPITAVPPPTIITPPPTTTPAAPVQPPVTAAMPPIVTTPISPAISPVVPPPPPQLPPPIAPPVAAPVQPPALPPPPATPPPALPPPQVAPTPAQAPPAPVPAPVPAPVPAASSPAPVPALPPPAPTPELVPSPAPAPSKHKKRHRHKHHHHAPAPAPTPPSPPAPPTTTTAAESDDAAPAPSPNLNGGNALHQLGGRSGMLAKTLAIAFLLFMTGYKF
- the LOC126673194 gene encoding tRNA(adenine(34)) deaminase, chloroplastic, with translation MYNTYISSAVFTLTTKGSLLLSETFEKNPSLSHCCSRSCCSSCSCCCASSFSTYRLPSVTPSLCYGLRQSTLIQLSPCKRLIFGGRDRYYYRVPSCDDIDHGCFEVSCSFEETGSGERVGRGRRKGGLGGLNLRGRRRCLSSRDDVDDVLSLLSEECLGDGDESGSFSSRVEVGRRSGYRDECRKGGKKNAGLRLLESESKSQYELVNRRNEESKERRRKEERKEYRKEDERNEKDEKEENKSVFRGENQIGRKASSSFSSYYSLSSSGDFESDREAQDEHIGLMEESSSGYKKESQSEENRFRRAAVEENSEQRASAVRIGAEWDLRKKTEKKLTEIEETQSIKDSSQLSSRTARTSEKEYGKGSYKRLDDQNEKSTLEVNFDKETRKKYNQRADRISDQSHTRTDYQEITDTQEIQRKNGKTASQSQRQFGAGEENLIVNANLLAERRSRYHQTASESIGEENLRREAQQSSEMSKARYDDSGRVSHLKSQSESIMSNADQEAIQRIQSRKGSQGIANVSVNVTNVSMVNASDKERSYDSKVTSEKRITDQESKSAQAAKSTPKIRERDNQTNERITDIKSRNESHRTTEVLNFQETTSQEASNYQASLHMVSQARVRQVEEGDYRGSQAMTAAPSRQVLDRDALHVNLTSGLATQEVLGQTSESSSSALYTNSGGKTPTSLEEPYRRDGKARIYGEPLKSLAPEDAIGSAYRLEESSMQYVGEFLETAKHEVSSSEVQRIKKSDQKLVEGNEDKKKNSGHYGSEDLQLKEQNLRRLSGGSGEKGPSDVMWDVTDSSIQVLAGTKAPEGSTTVSNTVTKRTGRSLWSIIGDVVRLRWGSHAETPKSARKSGGKGSSNDSGSEAWFSGRDPEENSDKNVERERRTSKEASSSHHLRQTSSQGQGETSDTISSKSEVRQLEADTSSPSTVWKSGVTSKGISSPSEEENLIWAPDIKNIEVKREQDRNSSHLFPPKKEVGESSSAPPPSTAFVVEESYGRGKTNVSVSGSIEQLVDAKSTEILGPEKMEGELKRRRLQRNIQVPKDRFDEWEEAYIRESEQRKIDEMFMREALLEAEKAADTWEVPVGAVLVQHGKIIARGHNLVEELRDSTAHAELICIREASNQLRTWRLSETTLYVTLEPCAMCAGAILQARIDTLVWGAPNKLLGADGSWIRLLPNGDGGSGSELSDKPPAPVHPFHPNMKVRRGIMASECADVMQQFFQLRRRQKAKNEDVPLNPSLPIASHQSKFLHKMHDIFHTLLCL